The stretch of DNA GAGTAACCCAAGGTTCTAGCAGCAAGCGTTAGTGATGCATTTTGGTTTAAAAAGTTTGCCTTGGCCATCAAGTACACATATGGGAATAGTACTAGAGCCAACATACAGGCTGCACCACCTAAAGAACGTATATCAAAAAACCAATAATCATCCGGTGAACTCCAATCAAACCACGTTCGAAGCGTCGTCTGAATAGGGCCAGCGTAATCAAATAGGTCAGTGTATGTATACGCAATTAAGTATCCGGGCATCGCTAAGGGCAATACCAGTGCCCAATTAAATAAATGTTTACCTGAAAACTCGCAACAAGCCACCAACCACGCAACTGGAACGCCGATTAAAGTCACAAGTAAACCTACGACGGTCATTAGAGTTAATGTATTTACAACATAGTCTGATAAAACCGTTTCACGAATATGTTGAAAGCTTTGACCCGCTTCTGTAAACGATGTCATGACTAACGCCAGAATTGGTAGCGCTATTATTAATGCGAGAAAGGCTGACACATAGGTCAGCCTAGAAGTTTTTAACTGCATTGGTTATCTGTGTAGTTATAAATCAAATTTAACTTTATCCACAAGTTTTAGCGCCTGCTCTCGATACTTGGCGATTTCTGTTAGAGGGAGCGAGTCTTCTTTAAACGAGCCCCAACTCAATACCATTTTTGATGCACTAACTGCAGGATTGACTGGATACTCCATGTTTAGCGATGCATATTGCTGTTGCGCTGATTCATCAACTAAGTAGGCTAATAATTTTTTCGCGTTATCTTTGTTTGGTGCATGTTTAGTGATCACCGCACCAGAAACGTTTATATGAGCACCACGGTCTTTTTGGTTTGGAAACACTAGGTTTACCGCATCAGCCCAAGGCTTCTGTTTTTCATCCGTTAACATTTTGCCAAAGTAGTAACTATTACCAAGTGAAATCTCACACAAGCCTTCTTTAATGGCTTTTACTTGGCCACGATCATTGCCCTGTGGCTTACGTGCTAAATTTGATTTTACACCTTTCAACCAAGATTCAGTATCCGCCTCACCGTGATGAGCAATCATTGAAGCAATTAACCCTAAATTGTACGGGTGTTTACCACTGCGAGTACAAACTTTTCCTGCAAACCTTTTATCGCTCAAGTCTTCATATTTAACAGTACTTGTATCAACACTAGAATTTTTGCTTACGTACAAACCGCGAGCTCGTTTAGTAAGAGCAATCCAATGATCACCTTCATCACGAAACTGTGATGGAACAATATCATTTACCAAATTAGAATCGATTTTCTGAGTCAAACCTTCTGTTTTTAACTGAAGTAACTTATTAAAATCCGAAGTTAACACTACGTCTGCTGGACTGTATTTACCTTCTCGTTTTAAACGTTCAATTAACCCTTTTTTAGAAAACACAACTTTTGTTTTGATACCTGTTTCAGCGGTAAATTTTTCTAAGATAGGCTCAATAAGAAATGGCTGACGAAAAGAGTAAATATTAACAGTGTCTGAACTTTGAGCCACGGTAGAAGTAAGAGAAGTGAAAAGCGTTATAGCAATTAAAAATAAACGTTTCATTGTGTACCCTTTGTTTATGTTATTCATTTTTCTAATTGAGAATGATTCTCATTTATTTTATATAACGTTTTAACAATGTACAGAAAAATTTATCATGAAAATAAAAAAAGCCTCCAATGAGGCTTTTTTTGTCAACTTATCGAGAGACTCGGTAAATTATGCGTTAACTGCATCTTTGATTGCTTTACCAGCTTTGAAAGCAGGAACTTTAGCAGCAGCAATTTGAATAGTTTCACCAGTTTGAGGGTTACGGCCAGTGCGAGCTGCACGGTCATTAACTTTGAAAGTACCGAAACCAACTAAAGAAACGTCGCCGCCTTTAGCAAGCTCTTCAGTTACTGTAGAAACTAGGCTGTTAAGTGCACGTTCTGCGTCAGCTTTAGTCATGTCAGCACTTTGTGCCATTTTTTCGATTAGTTCACTTTTGTTCATTATTTTATCCTTTAGTTGAGACAAGGCTTATCCTATGGAACCTATTTATAAAATTCAACAGTTGTTTTCGTATAATCCGTAAAAATAACCACTTTTTTGCAATTTTTAGGTAATGTGTAGCGTTTTCAGGCCCTACACGCCTTGTGCTAACATGGCTTTAGCTAAAATATGGAAGCCTGCAACACTTGCACCACGTTCATAATTTACGTCGCCAGTATCACTTTCACCGCATTTAACACACTGACCATGTATGTGTTTCATAATGTCTCGTAAACGACCGTCTAAATATTCAAAGGTCTGACTTTCAAAGCCCGCGTTCTGTGACATCTCTAACCCCGAAACGGCTACCCCACCAGCATTTGATGCTTTGCCGGGAATGTAGCAACAGTTTTTCGCATTATGAATAGCTTCAATTGCTTCGGAAGTACAAGGCATATTTGCACCACAAATGACCACTTTGCAGCCGTTTTTAATAAGTGTTGATGCTTCTTCACCGTTCATTTCGTTTTGAGTGGCGCAAGGCACAGCAACATCACACTTATATTGCCACGGTTTCTCTCCCGCTCGCCATTCACCATCTCGCTCTTCTGCAAAAGACAACAAAGTATTGTCTTTGATATTGTCATATTTAATCAGCCACTCAATATCATCGTTACTAAAGCCATTATCTTTAAAAAGTACACCTCTAGAATTTGATAAAGTAATAACTTTAGCACCTTGCTCTAGTGCTTTTTTCGCTGCAAATAGGGCTACGTTGCCAGCACCAGATATTGTTAGCGTTAAGCCCTCTAACTGCAGTTCTTTATGTTCAAGAACATGTTGTAGAAAATAAATAACACCAAAACCGGTGGCTTCTGTGCGAACTAAACTACCACCCATTTCTATTGCCTTGCCAGTTAGCACACCACTAAACTGATTCCGTATTTTACGGTACTGACCGTATAAAAAGCCTATTTCTCGTGCGCCCACATTAATATCTCCAGCGGGTACATCAACGTTTGCTCCTATGTGACGATAAAGCTGTGTCATAAATGCTTGGCAAAAACTCATAATCTCATGATCACTTCTACCTTTTGGATCAAAGTCAGATCCACCTTTACCTCCGCCCAAAGGCAAACCTGTTAACGCATTTTTGAAACATTGTTCAAACGCTAAAAATTTAATCACCGATTCACTTACCGTTGGATGAAATCTTAATCCACCTTTATAAGGCCCAATTAAATTCGATTGTTGAACGCGCCAACCTCTATTCAATTGAGCACAGCCTCTGTCGTCTAACCATTCAACTTTAAATGAAATAATTCTATCCGGTTCAGTTAAGCGCTCAAAAATACGATACCTTCGATACTCATCGTTATCCTCCAACTCTTCGGCGACATTATCTAGTATTTCAGTAACGGCTTGCATAAACTCAGTTTGGTTTGGATTTCTCTCTGTAATACGATTTTTCAATTCAGAGATATACTGACTATCCGGCATGGTGACTCCTTGTTATGAATTATTAGTTGGCGCAAACTTGAACAAAATATAACCTACCACACCGGCAAACAAAGAAGTAACAAGAATTGCTGTTTTTGCAATGGCTTGCGTTTCCAAACTGTTTTCAAAACCTAAACCTGTGATAAATATAGACATGGTAAAACCAATACCACCGAGCATCCCAAGTCCAACTATGTGTCTCATGGTTAGCCCTTTGGGTAATTGGCCTATACCTGTTTTTATCGATAACCAAACCATAAATGGAATACCTAGTCCTTTACCCACAATAAGTCCTAAAAAGATGCCCCAGGCCAAGGTGCTATTTAGCGTTTCCAATAAACTTGATGAGTCTAACTGTACACCGGCATTAGAGAAGGCAAATATTGGTAACACAAGTAACCCTACTGGTGTATGAAGTAACTGCTCCCATCTACGTAGTGGAGTGGTCGCTTGATTTGCCGTAACCTTTAATTGCTCTGCCAATTCGTGTTGTGTTTTGGAAGCAAGTACAGGCTTTCGACTACCTTTATTGATAACGATACGCTGAAAACGTTGAGTAATTTTTGATAGTTTTTCAACCATTACGGTCGGTTTATGTTTCGGCCTAGCTGGTATCGCGGCCGCTATTAAGATACCGGCAATAGTCGCGTGAACACCGGAGCTTAGAACTGACAACCACAATAAAATACCAACAAACATGTACATAAATGGGCGACGAATGCCGATAAAATTAAAGAAGAAGAGGACTCCGGTTAGAATTGCTGACAACAGCAAGTAAAAGCTATTTATAGAGTCTGTATAAAACAATGCGATTACCATAATCGCGCCAATATCATCGATAATTGCTAAACCTGTTAAAAAAGCAAAGGCAGCCAGAGGGGCTCGAGTCCCTAATAAAGCTAATATTCCTACTGCAAACGCCGTATCCGTCGCCATCGGAATACCCCAGCCTGCTATATATTCTGTATTGTAGTTGAGTACAGCAAATATAGTCGCGGGGAAAAACATACCACCAGCGGCGGCGGCTAAAACTGGTATCAAACTGCTTGGCGAACTTAAGTCACCGACAAGAACTTCTCGTTTAATTTCCATACCTAATAATAGAAAAAATAAAGCCATTAACCCGTCGTTAACCCAATGCAATATGGACATCTGATACAAATTATCATTAACTGCTAACCCGAATAGCGCATGTAATCCTCCGTAAACGGAATCAGCATAGCTTGAGTTTGCAATTATCAATGCCACTATAGTCGTCAGTAGTAAAACCTTACTACTCGTCGTTTGATCATCAATAAATCGCTGAAAAGGAATAAGTAACTGATCTACTTTTTTCTCAATAACAGGGGCTTTTACTCCAACCTTAGGCATTGTGTTCACTCCTTGCTTGATTAGATAACTTTTTTAGTATTTCGATAGCATCAAAGTAAGTCGCAATTAGGTCAGCCACCCTGCGCTTTTCAACATCTGATTTTGACAGCTGAAATGTACTTCTAAGTTCGCTAAGATGCTCACTCTCTACTTTTAAACGTTGTTCAAGTAACGAGAGCTCTGGTGTTGACGTATTGCCCACACGAGCTTGATAAAAATGGTTATTCCAATTCGACATTATCAAATGAATAACATCGGTGTCATGACTCGATGACATCCATTGTTTTACTTTGCCTGCTAGCTGTTGAAAAACCGTAGATACTTTTATAAGCCCATGCCGAACAGACAGGTCTTCTACTTGATTGGCTAAGTCTTCATAAAATTGGCTCGCCTCGATAAAGACGAGGGGACCTGAGTCATAATACTTTTTCATCTTGTACAACCTACTAAATTCAGAAAAACAAAGTAAAGTAGCTAGCTTTATGCCAAACCGACAAATACAACACTAACCACATGTTAATAAACAAATTTATAAGACTAGGACATAAGTTTTGCCGAGAATATTGAACTGAAATTTTATATTTTCTTGAAGAATTGACCTGATGCTTGTGTAATATTTACAGTAAAAGTGACGGAGATATTGTTCAAACCTAATCAATTAAAATAAAAATTAATAGTTTCAATGCGTTATAAATAAGGCATGGTTCTCGCTTTAGTTCTATAATTAACTAATAATCGTTGGATTCATTTCAACTGAGGTTTTCATGTACATAGAGTATTTATACGGATTTTTTGGCGCTCTACTGGCCTACACGGCAACTCAAATCGACTCTGTGATCCTGAGTGTTTTGCTTAACTGGATTGCCATTTCACTCTTAGTTGTATTTGTTGCTTATATGACAAATCAGCCAAGAATCTTTAGAAAACGTACCGACGGTTCTATCCCAGTCGCTATCCGCATTATCTTTCTACCGTTTATGGTTGGTGTACAGTTATACAATAAGATAGCAAAACGCAAAGACGTTAAAAGAAACCGCCACTACATACACCACATTCAAGATCATATTTACCTAGCCAGCCGTTTATCTGCCGAAGAAGCCATGGAGTTAGAAGATCATGACGTAAAAGCGGTATTAGATGTGACCGCTGAATTCGACGCTTTGGATTGGAGTAGTCGTTTTCTAGATATCGATTATTTAAATATTCCTATTCTAGATCACCGTAGTCCAACCCCTGAGCAATTGAGGCAGTCATTAAATTGGATTGACAATAAACGAAGACAGAACAAGCCGGTAATGGTGCATTGTGCGTTAGGAAGAGGTCGCTCTTTATTTTGTGTTGCTGCTTATTTACTAGCAAAACATCCGGAAAAAGATGTAAGAGATGTACTTAGTAGTATCACTGATATTCGCAATCAAGCCGGTTTAAACAAAAAACAATTGAAAAGGCTAATACAATATCGAGAAGCAGGTCTTTTAACCTTAATGCAACCGGCTTGGTTAATCGCAAATCCTGTTTCGGGTAAAGGCAAATGGCCAAAATACAAAAATAAAATTCAGGCCTATTTAGAACAAAGGTTTAATCTAATTGTTGTAGAAACAACCGAAACCAAAAGTGCACAGGACTGGGCTAAAGAAGCAATCGATAAGCGCACTTCACTTGTCATCGCGGCGGGTGGAGACGGCACGCTTGCTGAAGTTGCAACAGAGCTGACTAATACTGATATCAAGTTTGGCATAATCCCATTAGGTACAGCCAATGCTTTGGCACACACACTGTTTGGCGTATCCAGTAAAATTATCCCCGTAGAAACCGCCATAAAACATATTGTGAGTAACAACACGATTGCCATGGACACCGCAGTTTGTAACGAAAAAACCATGCTGCTTGTGTCAGCCGTTGGTATAGAAGAAGAAATGATATCGTCTGCCGATCGAGATGCTAAAAACAAACTTGGTCAATTTGCTTATTTACATGGATTTTGGCAAGCACTGAATACGTCTGAGCAATTGGATTTAATGGTCCAATTTGACTCAAATCAAGCAAAACATATAAAGACGCGTAGCTTAGTCGTTGCCAACGCAGCGCCTTTCTCTACGGTTTTAGCCCAAGGCGACGGCAAACCCGATTTCCACGATGGACTATTAAATGTTACTTGGTTTGATGAGAGCAATACATCTCTCGAAAACTTCACTGACGTAGCAAGCTTAATCGTCGCTGGCGTATCAGAAAACCCTGCACCTGAATCGATTCATACCGCTAAGGTGGAAACAATTAAGATTCGAAGTAAAAACGCCATTGGGTATGTCATCGACGGTGAGACTTTTGAATCAACAGAAATAAACATCGCAATAAAACCGGCATCGCTTAATGTACTGTTATCGAAAGAAGCTATTGAGCAAACTGATGAAAACGGAGACGCGAAATGAACATAAACATTAACACCCTAATTGGCTTTAAAATTAAGACAATTGATGGCACGTATGGCGTCGTTTCAGATTTCTTATTTACTGATGAAGATCATGTTATTCGGTATTTAGTTGTTGATCCACAAAAGTGGAATCCACTGAGCCAAAAGCTCTTAGTATCACCAGTTTCAGTCTATTATGTGAACCTAGACGCAAAAGAGGTTTGCCTTAGTATTGAT from Psychrosphaera aestuarii encodes:
- the gdhA gene encoding NADP-specific glutamate dehydrogenase: MPDSQYISELKNRITERNPNQTEFMQAVTEILDNVAEELEDNDEYRRYRIFERLTEPDRIISFKVEWLDDRGCAQLNRGWRVQQSNLIGPYKGGLRFHPTVSESVIKFLAFEQCFKNALTGLPLGGGKGGSDFDPKGRSDHEIMSFCQAFMTQLYRHIGANVDVPAGDINVGAREIGFLYGQYRKIRNQFSGVLTGKAIEMGGSLVRTEATGFGVIYFLQHVLEHKELQLEGLTLTISGAGNVALFAAKKALEQGAKVITLSNSRGVLFKDNGFSNDDIEWLIKYDNIKDNTLLSFAEERDGEWRAGEKPWQYKCDVAVPCATQNEMNGEEASTLIKNGCKVVICGANMPCTSEAIEAIHNAKNCCYIPGKASNAGGVAVSGLEMSQNAGFESQTFEYLDGRLRDIMKHIHGQCVKCGESDTGDVNYERGASVAGFHILAKAMLAQGV
- a CDS encoding diacylglycerol kinase family protein, whose translation is MYIEYLYGFFGALLAYTATQIDSVILSVLLNWIAISLLVVFVAYMTNQPRIFRKRTDGSIPVAIRIIFLPFMVGVQLYNKIAKRKDVKRNRHYIHHIQDHIYLASRLSAEEAMELEDHDVKAVLDVTAEFDALDWSSRFLDIDYLNIPILDHRSPTPEQLRQSLNWIDNKRRQNKPVMVHCALGRGRSLFCVAAYLLAKHPEKDVRDVLSSITDIRNQAGLNKKQLKRLIQYREAGLLTLMQPAWLIANPVSGKGKWPKYKNKIQAYLEQRFNLIVVETTETKSAQDWAKEAIDKRTSLVIAAGGDGTLAEVATELTNTDIKFGIIPLGTANALAHTLFGVSSKIIPVETAIKHIVSNNTIAMDTAVCNEKTMLLVSAVGIEEEMISSADRDAKNKLGQFAYLHGFWQALNTSEQLDLMVQFDSNQAKHIKTRSLVVANAAPFSTVLAQGDGKPDFHDGLLNVTWFDESNTSLENFTDVASLIVAGVSENPAPESIHTAKVETIKIRSKNAIGYVIDGETFESTEINIAIKPASLNVLLSKEAIEQTDENGDAK
- a CDS encoding HU family DNA-binding protein, translating into MNKSELIEKMAQSADMTKADAERALNSLVSTVTEELAKGGDVSLVGFGTFKVNDRAARTGRNPQTGETIQIAAAKVPAFKAGKAIKDAVNA
- a CDS encoding extracellular solute-binding protein, which gives rise to MKRLFLIAITLFTSLTSTVAQSSDTVNIYSFRQPFLIEPILEKFTAETGIKTKVVFSKKGLIERLKREGKYSPADVVLTSDFNKLLQLKTEGLTQKIDSNLVNDIVPSQFRDEGDHWIALTKRARGLYVSKNSSVDTSTVKYEDLSDKRFAGKVCTRSGKHPYNLGLIASMIAHHGEADTESWLKGVKSNLARKPQGNDRGQVKAIKEGLCEISLGNSYYFGKMLTDEKQKPWADAVNLVFPNQKDRGAHINVSGAVITKHAPNKDNAKKLLAYLVDESAQQQYASLNMEYPVNPAVSASKMVLSWGSFKEDSLPLTEIAKYREQALKLVDKVKFDL
- the nhaA gene encoding Na+/H+ antiporter NhaA — its product is MPKVGVKAPVIEKKVDQLLIPFQRFIDDQTTSSKVLLLTTIVALIIANSSYADSVYGGLHALFGLAVNDNLYQMSILHWVNDGLMALFFLLLGMEIKREVLVGDLSSPSSLIPVLAAAAGGMFFPATIFAVLNYNTEYIAGWGIPMATDTAFAVGILALLGTRAPLAAFAFLTGLAIIDDIGAIMVIALFYTDSINSFYLLLSAILTGVLFFFNFIGIRRPFMYMFVGILLWLSVLSSGVHATIAGILIAAAIPARPKHKPTVMVEKLSKITQRFQRIVINKGSRKPVLASKTQHELAEQLKVTANQATTPLRRWEQLLHTPVGLLVLPIFAFSNAGVQLDSSSLLETLNSTLAWGIFLGLIVGKGLGIPFMVWLSIKTGIGQLPKGLTMRHIVGLGMLGGIGFTMSIFITGLGFENSLETQAIAKTAILVTSLFAGVVGYILFKFAPTNNS